Proteins found in one Nostoc sp. NIES-3756 genomic segment:
- a CDS encoding helix-turn-helix domain-containing protein, translating into MLERPTWDNSGAVYFTPGGKFLAPLQRKMLHKSLQENLPEIYRQRIEIMLLADQGKSQTEICKTLGCSSATARYWIHMARSGMAHLWKDCLMGRPKVVTEEYLERLRELATHSPRDYGYSFRRWTANWLQKHLAKELEIEISDRHIKQLLKQMGLSTRSHLNYEEKPSDNSTNKISISHLKSDLNPNKPELYDSIRSYFP; encoded by the coding sequence ATGCTAGAACGACCTACTTGGGATAATTCAGGTGCAGTTTATTTTACGCCTGGAGGCAAATTTTTAGCTCCATTGCAACGCAAAATGCTGCATAAAAGTCTGCAAGAAAATCTGCCTGAAATATATCGCCAACGCATCGAAATTATGTTGCTGGCAGATCAAGGAAAATCGCAAACCGAAATCTGTAAAACTTTAGGATGTTCCTCTGCAACAGCACGCTACTGGATACATATGGCTCGTAGTGGGATGGCTCATCTGTGGAAAGATTGTCTAATGGGTCGTCCTAAAGTTGTTACTGAAGAATATTTAGAACGGCTAAGAGAATTAGCTACTCATAGTCCTCGTGATTATGGTTATTCGTTCCGGCGGTGGACAGCTAATTGGTTACAAAAGCACTTAGCCAAAGAGTTAGAAATTGAGATTAGCGATCGCCATATCAAACAGTTGCTCAAACAGATGGGATTATCCACGCGATCGCACCTGAATTATGAGGAAAAGCCATCTGACAACTCTACAAATAAAATCTCAATTTCTCATCTTAAATCTGAC
- a CDS encoding class IIb bacteriocin, lactobin A/cerein 7B family: MASIAISNILPVGHDLLSDSENFMTDLNENELERVVGGTEPVTAAIAVSIGVAAAGAFLTGLYFGLK; the protein is encoded by the coding sequence ATGGCTTCTATTGCAATTTCTAACATTCTTCCCGTAGGTCATGATTTATTATCCGATAGTGAAAACTTCATGACAGACCTTAACGAAAACGAACTAGAACGTGTTGTTGGTGGTACTGAACCAGTCACAGCAGCAATTGCAGTATCAATTGGTGTAGCTGCTGCTGGAGCTTTCTTGACTGGTCTTTACTTTGGCTTAAAGTAA
- a CDS encoding peptidylprolyl isomerase: MSQEIIITESEILHHLKLSNRLPSLIDEIARLRIIKSTAKELNIQVSTEELQKTADYIRVTQKLTSSDETWKWLHHHGLSLDDFEESIYNFVITSKLAKHLLTEQIEPFFYEHQLDYTSASFHEIVLEDEDLAMELYFAIAEGENTFSEVAHQYIQDVELRRCGGYHAKVSRQKLKAEIAAAIYICEPPQLLKPIFTSKGVHLIFVDEIIQPQLDDKMRETILLELFSQWLQQKLNESQVIRTIEQ; the protein is encoded by the coding sequence ATGTCCCAAGAAATCATCATTACAGAATCAGAAATTTTGCATCACCTCAAATTATCAAATCGCTTACCATCTTTAATAGATGAGATAGCCAGACTAAGAATTATTAAATCTACTGCCAAAGAGTTAAATATTCAGGTATCTACTGAAGAACTACAAAAAACCGCAGACTATATACGTGTAACTCAAAAACTCACCAGTAGCGATGAAACCTGGAAATGGCTACATCATCATGGTCTTTCTTTAGATGATTTTGAGGAATCTATTTATAACTTTGTCATTACTAGCAAGTTAGCCAAGCATTTGCTAACAGAACAGATTGAGCCATTCTTTTATGAACATCAGCTAGACTATACCAGCGCTTCCTTTCACGAGATTGTCTTAGAAGATGAAGATTTAGCAATGGAATTATACTTTGCGATCGCAGAAGGGGAAAATACCTTTTCTGAGGTCGCACATCAATATATCCAAGATGTAGAGTTACGCCGTTGCGGAGGCTATCATGCTAAGGTTTCTCGCCAAAAGTTAAAAGCAGAAATTGCTGCGGCTATCTATATCTGTGAACCTCCACAACTCCTCAAGCCTATTTTTACCTCTAAAGGAGTTCACTTAATTTTTGTAGATGAAATTATTCAACCGCAATTGGATGACAAGATGCGAGAAACAATCTTGTTAGAGCTTTTTAGTCAATGGCTACAGCAAAAGCTCAATGAAAGTCAAGTTATCAGAACCATTGAGCAATAA
- a CDS encoding HlyD family efflux transporter periplasmic adaptor subunit → MAQSLNSHVPHKNQIDQPVPIAPNPVTPATPGNDWSYATEELLEALPRPWTRGLLYVLMIFVAIALPWSMLYEIEITGIARGRLEPEEETTKVEAPLETQPSGVRVKTVHVREGSQVKAGQPLMELDSESLRLESKQAIAKLETYQASLLQLKPVEQQLQVLINTQRLQNQAQISEQQAQIDQTKQRLNSFKSLSEIVKSRLSKAERDLQRHQELLQEGVIPKRTVEEIESKYEEQKIGLEQMYSQIQEAESELSQRKSAYERIKRTGQLAVIQSEQQLQQFRSQIAETQGNINQSKSQIQSIENQLQKRIIKAPISGIIYNLPISKSEAVIAAGTLLAEIAPHGNSLILRADMATTESGFLYKDMEVNLKFDAYPYQDYGVIKGHLLEVSPTSNVKSTAQGDIALFKLKVNFQQKCIQSEKKCIAFKPGDTATAEVITRRRKVIDFVIDPFKKLQQGGMKL, encoded by the coding sequence ATGGCACAGTCATTAAATTCCCACGTTCCTCACAAAAATCAAATTGATCAACCCGTCCCTATTGCACCTAATCCGGTAACTCCAGCGACTCCTGGGAATGATTGGTCTTATGCAACTGAAGAACTTTTAGAAGCTTTACCTAGACCTTGGACAAGAGGGTTATTGTATGTTCTGATGATCTTTGTGGCGATCGCCTTACCTTGGTCTATGTTGTATGAGATAGAGATTACAGGTATAGCCAGAGGTAGGTTAGAGCCAGAAGAAGAGACTACCAAAGTAGAAGCACCATTAGAAACTCAACCGAGTGGAGTCAGAGTCAAAACAGTCCATGTACGTGAAGGTAGCCAAGTTAAAGCAGGTCAGCCACTCATGGAACTTGACTCAGAATCATTACGATTGGAATCGAAACAAGCGATCGCCAAACTAGAAACCTATCAAGCAAGCCTCTTGCAATTAAAACCTGTCGAACAACAACTACAGGTTCTCATCAATACCCAAAGATTACAAAATCAAGCACAGATATCTGAACAACAAGCACAAATAGACCAAACGAAACAGCGCTTAAATTCATTCAAAAGTTTATCTGAAATCGTTAAAAGCCGTCTAAGTAAAGCTGAGAGGGATTTACAACGCCATCAAGAACTTCTGCAAGAGGGTGTAATTCCTAAAAGAACTGTAGAGGAAATAGAGTCTAAATACGAAGAGCAAAAAATTGGCTTAGAGCAGATGTACTCACAAATTCAAGAGGCTGAATCTGAACTAAGCCAACGTAAAAGCGCCTATGAAAGAATTAAACGTACAGGTCAATTAGCAGTTATTCAAAGTGAACAACAACTGCAACAATTCCGCTCTCAAATTGCAGAAACTCAAGGTAATATCAACCAAAGCAAAAGCCAAATTCAATCCATAGAAAATCAACTGCAAAAGCGCATCATTAAAGCTCCAATTAGTGGTATTATCTACAACCTACCTATTTCCAAATCAGAAGCAGTTATTGCCGCAGGTACACTATTAGCTGAGATTGCACCTCATGGTAATTCCTTGATTCTGCGAGCCGATATGGCTACTACAGAAAGCGGTTTTCTGTACAAAGACATGGAAGTGAATTTAAAGTTTGATGCCTATCCGTATCAAGATTATGGCGTGATTAAAGGTCATTTATTAGAAGTATCACCAACCTCAAATGTGAAAAGTACCGCTCAAGGCGATATTGCTTTATTCAAACTGAAAGTTAATTTCCAACAAAAATGTATTCAATCAGAAAAAAAATGTATTGCTTTCAAACCAGGGGATACAGCAACGGCTGAAGTTATTACCCGCAGACGGAAAGTTATTGATTTTGTAATAGATCCGTTCAAAAAATTACAACAAGGGGGGATGAAACTGTAA
- a CDS encoding ABC transporter transmembrane domain-containing protein has translation MTYQEQKLDISHQQLVAIFGYEFNPLEFQHLYTKVSLLAPDVGLFWQADNAEAGIYMIVTGKVRLLDGQNNLITTLQPGATFGECSLFADESFKSYVVRTSVNVKLAYIPSKIISSLIRKHPTIRNHLYQQAITIDNQITQLNEPTISAIKQKTPTIPVALPVESHRSQKKINKAYFPTPIQRVGHLWQRMTRRYPCFLQQSASDCGAACLVMIARYWGKNFSLNHLRDIANVDRNGASLRSLSAAAETIGFSTRPVKASLDQLAKQTLPAIVHWDKAHYIVVYEITKTHVILVDPDIGAQTLKREKFLAGWTNYALLLQPTILLQESTEHKTSFWQFFELVKPHGLIIFEIFLASLFIQVFGLVTPIFTQLLFDRVVVHGSSLTLNAIGLGLLIFGLFQVAMTGLRQYLLNHTANKVDLALIVGFIRHTFGLPLKFFESRYVGDIITRIEENRKIQRFITGEALSILLDLLTLFVYLGLMFWYSWKLALLMLVIVPPFVLLALIATPFLQRVSREIFNASADEGGYLIQALTGVAAIKSMAAEQLVRWQWEEYFNKSIKKNFSGQVVGNRLRTISSIIESLARTGLLWFGAWLVINNELTIGQLVAFNMLMSNVLQPFQRLIVLWNQFQEIIISVERLNDILDTPLEEDLQIQTRQPVTNLQGHICFEQVTFRYRPELDINILENLNFDIQPGQKIALVGRSGSGKTTISKLILGLYTPTDGKILIDGKDITTLSLATLRQQIGVVDQSNFLFGSTIRKNISLRNPSASLEEIIEAAKQAGADEFIQQLPAGYETHIGEGGNTISGGQRQRLAIARALLGNPRLLIFDEATSHLDAESERLIQTNLNQILKNRTAIIIAHRLSTIRNADRILVLDRGVVIESGTHQELMAKRGHYFYLNQQQHAIVQG, from the coding sequence ATGACCTATCAAGAACAAAAATTAGATATTTCTCATCAACAATTAGTGGCGATTTTTGGCTATGAATTTAACCCTCTAGAATTTCAGCATCTATATACAAAAGTTTCTCTGCTCGCGCCTGATGTGGGGCTTTTTTGGCAAGCAGATAATGCCGAGGCAGGTATCTATATGATTGTGACTGGCAAAGTCCGTTTACTAGATGGGCAAAACAACCTCATCACAACATTGCAACCAGGGGCGACATTTGGGGAATGTAGTTTATTTGCAGATGAATCTTTTAAATCTTACGTTGTTAGAACTTCAGTCAATGTCAAGCTTGCTTACATTCCATCTAAAATCATCTCTTCTCTCATCCGCAAACATCCCACCATCCGCAACCATCTTTACCAACAAGCAATAACAATAGATAACCAAATTACACAGTTAAATGAGCCGACTATTTCTGCAATTAAACAAAAAACGCCAACAATCCCGGTTGCTTTACCAGTAGAGTCTCATCGTTCTCAAAAGAAGATTAATAAAGCATACTTTCCTACGCCCATACAACGAGTTGGGCATCTATGGCAAAGGATGACTCGACGTTACCCATGCTTTCTACAACAAAGCGCGTCTGATTGTGGGGCTGCTTGTTTGGTAATGATTGCGCGTTATTGGGGCAAGAATTTTAGCCTCAACCATTTGCGCGATATAGCCAACGTCGATCGCAATGGCGCATCGTTGCGATCGCTATCCGCCGCCGCCGAGACTATCGGTTTTTCTACTCGACCTGTAAAAGCTTCTCTTGATCAACTTGCGAAACAAACCCTACCAGCGATCGTGCATTGGGACAAAGCTCATTATATAGTCGTTTATGAAATCACAAAAACCCACGTCATATTAGTCGATCCTGATATTGGGGCGCAGACTCTCAAACGAGAAAAATTTCTTGCTGGTTGGACTAATTATGCGCTGCTATTACAACCTACAATCTTATTACAAGAATCAACAGAACACAAAACCAGCTTTTGGCAGTTTTTTGAATTAGTCAAGCCTCACGGATTAATTATTTTTGAAATATTTCTAGCATCACTATTTATTCAAGTTTTCGGTTTAGTTACACCAATTTTTACCCAATTACTTTTTGACCGAGTAGTTGTACATGGTAGTAGCCTCACACTCAATGCCATCGGCTTAGGGTTGCTCATCTTTGGTCTTTTTCAAGTAGCAATGACAGGGCTACGTCAATACTTACTAAATCACACTGCAAATAAAGTCGATTTAGCATTAATTGTAGGCTTCATTCGCCACACATTTGGGCTACCTCTGAAGTTTTTTGAATCTCGTTATGTAGGCGATATCATCACTCGAATTGAGGAGAATCGGAAAATTCAGCGTTTTATTACAGGAGAAGCCCTTTCTATCCTCCTAGACTTACTAACTCTATTCGTCTATTTAGGATTAATGTTTTGGTATAGTTGGAAGCTAGCATTATTAATGTTAGTGATAGTTCCGCCATTTGTGCTGTTAGCCTTAATTGCTACACCTTTTTTACAACGTGTTTCGAGGGAGATATTTAACGCAAGTGCTGATGAAGGCGGGTATTTAATTCAAGCACTAACTGGTGTTGCTGCAATTAAATCGATGGCGGCAGAACAATTAGTACGTTGGCAATGGGAAGAGTATTTTAATAAATCAATCAAGAAAAACTTTAGTGGACAAGTAGTTGGTAATCGTCTACGCACAATTAGCTCAATTATTGAATCTCTAGCAAGAACTGGGTTATTGTGGTTTGGTGCGTGGTTGGTGATTAATAATGAACTCACTATTGGGCAATTAGTCGCTTTTAATATGCTCATGAGTAATGTTTTACAACCATTTCAACGGTTAATTGTTCTCTGGAATCAATTTCAAGAAATCATTATTTCTGTAGAACGACTCAACGATATTCTTGACACTCCCCTAGAAGAAGACTTGCAAATACAAACACGCCAACCTGTGACAAACTTACAAGGTCACATTTGCTTTGAGCAAGTAACATTTCGTTATCGTCCAGAGCTTGATATCAATATTTTAGAAAATCTCAACTTTGATATTCAGCCAGGACAGAAAATCGCCTTAGTAGGACGTAGTGGTTCTGGCAAAACGACTATTTCAAAACTGATTTTGGGATTATATACACCTACAGATGGCAAAATTTTGATTGATGGAAAAGATATTACTACTCTGTCCTTAGCTACTCTCCGACAACAAATTGGCGTAGTAGATCAAAGTAATTTTTTGTTTGGTAGTACGATTCGCAAAAATATCAGTTTACGTAATCCTTCTGCTTCTTTAGAGGAGATTATTGAAGCTGCAAAACAAGCTGGAGCAGACGAATTTATTCAGCAACTACCAGCCGGATATGAAACCCATATTGGAGAAGGCGGTAACACGATTTCTGGAGGACAGCGCCAGCGTTTAGCGATCGCGCGTGCTTTATTGGGTAATCCCCGTCTACTGATTTTTGATGAAGCCACCAGTCATCTAGATGCTGAATCTGAACGTTTGATTCAAACCAACTTAAACCAAATCTTGAAAAATCGGACAGCAATTATCATCGCTCATCGTCTCTCTACCATCCGTAACGCTGACCGGATTCTCGTCCTCGACCGAGGCGTTGTCATTGAGAGTGGAACTCATCAAGAGTTAATGGCTAAACGCGGTCACTACTTTTACCTCAACCAGCAACAGCACGCAATCGTACAAGGTTGA
- a CDS encoding helix-turn-helix domain-containing protein has protein sequence MDANKQSAYLTVFQQKLLFKLLQEFNLSHIYRRRLEIMLLADEGKSQIEIAKHLNCARETVRHWMSVAITGQAHCWQLSPLGRPKTINDQYLQRLQELVITDPQIFGYSLRRWTAPQLSKHLTQELGIEISARHINRLLKNLGLSTRRTSQKHHLVIDNISDLENVIPDLLPISELWKIR, from the coding sequence ATGGATGCAAACAAGCAAAGTGCTTATTTGACAGTATTTCAACAAAAGTTATTGTTCAAACTTTTGCAGGAATTTAATCTGTCTCATATATACCGTCGTCGCCTAGAAATTATGTTACTAGCTGACGAGGGAAAGTCTCAGATAGAGATTGCTAAACACTTAAACTGTGCTAGAGAAACAGTCAGACATTGGATGAGTGTAGCTATTACTGGTCAAGCACATTGTTGGCAATTATCTCCCCTGGGTCGTCCGAAAACTATTAATGACCAATATTTGCAACGTTTACAAGAGTTAGTAATTACCGATCCTCAAATATTTGGCTATTCCTTGCGTCGTTGGACTGCTCCTCAGTTGAGCAAGCATTTAACACAAGAACTTGGCATAGAAATTAGTGCCAGACACATCAATCGTCTATTGAAAAATTTGGGACTTTCTACTAGAAGAACAAGCCAAAAACATCATCTTGTCATTGATAATATTTCCGATTTAGAAAACGTAATTCCGGATTTACTACCTATTTCTGAACTCTGGAAAATTCGATGA
- a CDS encoding helix-turn-helix domain-containing protein has translation MSQYQLNTPIKVVDNATSKFLTTFQRRLLEKSLQGNLSDSYRQRIEIMLLADQGRSQTTICQILGCSPATARHWTHIARTGMAHQWQDCPIGRPKAVNEKYLERLRKIITESPRDYGYSFRRWTANWLMKHLAKELGIEVSERHIKRLLKQMGLSTLPKNKTPRKLISTDEQNTKISIDDITLDLTSTNNQIMSIDLTKLNNY, from the coding sequence ATGTCTCAATATCAATTGAACACACCCATAAAAGTTGTAGATAATGCCACAAGCAAATTTTTAACTACCTTTCAACGTAGGTTGTTGGAAAAGAGTCTACAAGGAAATTTATCTGATTCCTATCGTCAACGCATTGAAATTATGCTATTAGCTGATCAGGGAAGATCGCAAACAACTATTTGTCAAATTTTGGGTTGTTCTCCAGCTACAGCAAGACATTGGACGCATATAGCTCGTACTGGTATGGCACATCAATGGCAAGATTGCCCTATTGGTCGTCCCAAAGCAGTTAATGAAAAATATTTAGAAAGGTTGAGAAAAATAATTACAGAAAGTCCCCGTGATTATGGATATTCTTTTAGACGATGGACAGCTAATTGGTTAATGAAACATTTAGCCAAAGAATTAGGTATTGAAGTTAGCGAACGCCATATCAAAAGGTTACTCAAGCAAATGGGACTATCGACATTACCAAAGAATAAAACGCCACGAAAATTAATATCTACAGATGAGCAAAATACTAAGATATCAATTGACGATATTACATTAGATTTAACATCGACAAATAACCAAATTATGTCGATAGATTTAACAAAATTAAATAACTATTAA
- a CDS encoding lysylphosphatidylglycerol synthase domain-containing protein: MNIKLKQILRWVILGITLIFLANALKDNWLGVTAIRIDKVGWAILTIATGVTLLAHTWAGWIWTWILRDLNQSISASEFIVVYLKTNIAKYLPGNVWHHYRRILALKNANVATGAATLSVLLEALLLAAAALITVVMFGRRFAINTNSWSVRILQLLSLVIILVSIHPRFLNKVISFVYKLRANKSDTQSEAAFSVERYPLRPLLGELGFLWIRGIGFILTLFALMPVNMSQVPLLLGAFSFAWLLGFLVPGAPGGLGVFEATAIAILQSRFPSAAVISAIALYRLISIIAEAAGAGLATLDERLAK; this comes from the coding sequence ATGAATATAAAATTAAAGCAAATTTTACGTTGGGTAATTTTAGGGATAACACTAATTTTTTTAGCTAATGCCCTCAAGGATAACTGGTTGGGAGTGACGGCTATCCGCATTGATAAAGTGGGATGGGCAATTTTAACGATCGCCACTGGTGTAACTTTACTCGCTCACACTTGGGCTGGTTGGATTTGGACTTGGATTTTACGGGATCTTAATCAATCAATCTCAGCTTCTGAGTTTATTGTGGTGTATCTCAAAACTAATATTGCTAAATATTTACCCGGAAATGTTTGGCATCACTATCGGCGAATCTTGGCGTTAAAAAATGCCAATGTTGCTACTGGTGCGGCTACTTTGAGTGTGTTGTTAGAAGCATTACTCTTGGCGGCTGCAGCTTTAATTACCGTTGTGATGTTTGGTAGACGATTTGCAATTAATACAAATAGTTGGTCAGTACGCATCTTACAATTACTTAGTTTGGTAATTATACTTGTCAGCATACATCCGCGATTTTTAAATAAAGTTATTAGCTTTGTATACAAATTGAGGGCTAACAAATCTGATACTCAATCAGAAGCGGCTTTTAGTGTTGAACGCTATCCCCTACGACCATTATTAGGCGAGTTGGGATTTTTGTGGATACGCGGGATAGGATTTATTTTGACTCTGTTTGCTTTGATGCCTGTAAATATGAGTCAAGTTCCTTTATTGTTAGGGGCTTTTAGTTTTGCTTGGTTGTTAGGGTTTTTGGTTCCAGGTGCGCCTGGAGGTTTGGGAGTTTTTGAAGCAACTGCGATCGCAATTTTGCAAAGTCGCTTTCCTTCGGCGGCTGTCATTAGTGCGATCGCTTTATATCGTCTAATTAGTATTATTGCTGAAGCTGCTGGTGCTGGGTTAGCTACGTTAGATGAACGTCTGGCTAAATGA
- the alaS gene encoding alanine--tRNA ligase, translating to MSSNPQHLSGNEIRTRFLNFYAQRGHQILPSASLVPEDPTVLLTIAGMLPFKPIFLGQRTAEFKRATTSQKCIRTNDIENVGRTKRHQTFFEMLGNFSFGDYFKEQAIAWGWEISTEVFGLPKERLVVSVFEEDDEAYAIWRDQIGVSEARIKRMGADDNFWASGPTGPCGPCSEIYYDFHPELGDDNIDLEDDTRFIEFYNLVFMQYNQDASGNLTPLQNKNIDTGMGLERITQILQQVPNNYETDLIFPIIETAAQVAGIDYHSSDENTKVSLKVIGDHVRSVVHMIADEIRASNVGRGYVLRRLIRRVVRHGRLIGITGEFITQVATTAIALSESAYPNVRQREAAIKAELEREESNFLKTLDRGEKLLADIIEQVKKQGQTVISGESAFTLYDTFGFPLELTQEIAAENHLTVDEDGFNVEMQKQVERAKAAHETIDLTVQGSLDKLAEHIHATEFIGYKQSAATAKVEVLLVDGVSQEEAEAGTDVQVVLDQTPFYAESGGQIGDRGYISGDGILVRVEDVKKESDFFVHFGRIERGTLRVGDHVTAQIDRSCRRRAQANHTATHLLQAALKKFVDEGISQAGSLVSFDRLRFDFNCPRALTAEEIQQVEEQINTWIAEAHSAKIEILPLAEAKARGAVAMFGEKYGDEVRVIDFPGVSMELCGGTHVSNTAEIGVFKIISEAGVASGVRRIEAVSGPAVLDYLNVRDKVVKDLSDRFKVKPEELPERITTLQNELRTAEKQLENLKSQLAIAKSDSLLQTAATVGDHKIIVAQLEGVDPESLKSAAERLLQKIVNGAVVLGSVPEADKVSLVAAFSPEVNKKGLQAGKFIGAIAKICGGGGGGRPNLAQAGGRDAGKLPTALEQAQSELNSALG from the coding sequence ATGTCTTCAAACCCCCAGCACCTCAGTGGTAACGAAATCCGTACCCGATTCCTCAACTTCTACGCTCAAAGGGGACACCAGATTTTACCAAGTGCTTCCCTTGTGCCGGAAGATCCCACCGTGTTGCTGACGATCGCGGGGATGCTACCATTTAAGCCAATCTTCCTGGGGCAGCGCACAGCAGAATTTAAACGGGCAACAACTTCACAAAAGTGTATCCGTACCAACGATATTGAGAATGTGGGACGCACTAAACGGCATCAAACGTTCTTTGAAATGCTGGGTAACTTCAGCTTTGGTGACTATTTTAAAGAACAAGCGATCGCCTGGGGTTGGGAAATCTCCACCGAAGTTTTTGGCTTACCCAAGGAACGCTTAGTTGTCAGCGTCTTTGAGGAAGATGATGAAGCCTACGCCATTTGGCGCGATCAAATTGGTGTGTCAGAGGCGAGAATCAAGCGCATGGGTGCAGATGATAATTTTTGGGCATCTGGCCCTACTGGCCCCTGTGGCCCTTGTTCGGAAATTTATTATGATTTCCACCCAGAACTGGGTGATGACAATATAGATTTAGAAGATGATACCCGGTTTATCGAGTTTTATAACTTGGTATTCATGCAGTACAACCAGGATGCGTCGGGTAATTTGACACCACTGCAAAATAAAAACATCGATACGGGGATGGGCTTGGAGAGAATTACCCAAATTCTTCAACAAGTGCCAAATAACTACGAAACAGACCTAATTTTCCCGATTATCGAAACAGCAGCCCAAGTTGCGGGGATTGATTACCACAGCAGCGATGAAAATACTAAAGTTTCCTTAAAAGTTATCGGTGATCATGTCCGTTCTGTAGTTCATATGATTGCCGATGAAATTCGCGCCTCAAATGTAGGGCGGGGTTACGTACTGCGGCGATTAATTCGGCGGGTGGTGCGTCATGGACGCTTGATTGGGATTACTGGCGAGTTTATCACCCAAGTTGCCACAACTGCGATCGCACTTTCCGAGTCAGCATACCCCAACGTCCGCCAACGGGAAGCAGCCATCAAAGCTGAACTGGAACGGGAAGAATCCAACTTCCTCAAAACCCTTGATAGGGGCGAGAAACTTCTAGCTGACATCATCGAACAGGTGAAAAAGCAAGGGCAAACTGTCATTAGCGGTGAGAGTGCTTTCACCCTTTATGATACTTTTGGTTTCCCCCTAGAACTCACCCAAGAAATCGCTGCGGAAAATCACCTAACAGTTGATGAAGACGGCTTCAACGTCGAGATGCAAAAACAGGTAGAACGCGCCAAAGCCGCCCACGAAACCATCGACTTAACTGTGCAAGGTTCCCTCGACAAACTTGCCGAACACATCCACGCGACTGAGTTTATCGGTTATAAACAATCGGCGGCGACAGCGAAGGTGGAAGTGTTGCTAGTGGATGGTGTTTCCCAAGAGGAAGCCGAAGCGGGAACAGATGTGCAAGTTGTTCTCGACCAAACCCCATTTTATGCTGAATCTGGTGGGCAAATTGGCGATCGCGGTTATATCTCCGGCGATGGTATTCTTGTGCGCGTTGAAGATGTGAAGAAAGAATCGGATTTCTTTGTCCACTTCGGACGCATCGAACGGGGAACTCTGCGCGTAGGTGATCATGTCACCGCCCAAATTGATCGTTCTTGTCGTCGTCGCGCCCAAGCTAACCACACCGCCACCCACCTATTACAAGCAGCGTTGAAAAAATTTGTCGATGAGGGGATATCTCAGGCTGGTTCTTTGGTGTCCTTTGACAGATTGCGCTTTGACTTCAACTGTCCCCGCGCCTTGACAGCAGAGGAAATTCAACAAGTCGAAGAACAAATTAACACCTGGATTGCGGAAGCCCACTCTGCCAAAATCGAAATATTACCCTTAGCTGAAGCTAAAGCTAGAGGTGCTGTAGCCATGTTTGGGGAAAAATATGGTGACGAAGTGCGGGTAATCGATTTCCCTGGTGTATCGATGGAACTGTGCGGCGGTACACACGTTAGCAATACGGCGGAAATTGGCGTATTCAAGATTATTTCTGAAGCTGGCGTTGCGTCTGGGGTGCGTCGAATTGAAGCTGTTTCCGGCCCGGCTGTGTTGGATTACCTAAATGTACGGGATAAAGTAGTTAAAGATTTAAGCGATCGCTTTAAAGTCAAACCCGAAGAACTACCAGAGAGAATCACCACACTGCAAAACGAACTGAGAACAGCAGAGAAGCAACTGGAAAATCTCAAATCGCAACTTGCGATCGCCAAATCCGACAGCTTACTGCAAACAGCCGCAACTGTAGGCGACCATAAGATAATAGTCGCCCAGTTAGAAGGCGTTGACCCCGAATCCTTAAAAAGTGCAGCCGAACGTTTACTACAGAAAATCGTTAATGGTGCGGTGGTGCTGGGTTCTGTTCCTGAAGCCGACAAGGTTAGCTTAGTTGCAGCCTTCAGTCCAGAAGTCAACAAGAAAGGCTTACAGGCGGGTAAATTTATTGGTGCGATCGCCAAAATCTGCGGTGGTGGCGGCGGTGGTAGACCAAACCTCGCCCAAGCTGGTGGACGCGATGCAGGTAAGTTACCAACAGCCTTGGAACAAGCACAGAGCGAGTTAAACTCCGCTTTGGGTTAA